The following DNA comes from Musa acuminata AAA Group cultivar baxijiao chromosome BXJ1-4, Cavendish_Baxijiao_AAA, whole genome shotgun sequence.
CCTAACATGTTCCAAACACAAGGAAAAATATTTATGGTGATATTTTTTTCTGACACTATGGTCTTGTGATCAGAGTAGATATTCCTGTAGATTAGAATGATTATTTCCAGTGGATAGATTCCAGACATATTTGTTCATTTTACTGTTCTTGTTTGCAGATATATATGTTAAATTCACCTGATACTGTAAGGTCTTCCAAAAATCTGCTTCCAGATCTCAGTTTAACAGCCTTGTGTTCTTTTCTTTGCCATCAGAATTCCTTAGAGAGTTAATACAATGTTTGTGCTGATCATTTGTAACAGAAATCCATCATTATCTGACTGATATTTCATACAAGTCATAAAAATTCATTAGACTGAATTGACATCAAAGTCATGAATTTGAAGAGCTAATCTCAACATCATCTCATTTTTGCCATTGCATGATAAAGACATAAGTACATAAAACATAATAATCAAATATAAGCACTATAAGAAATCTTGATCAGAGACATGAATGCAATAGCTTGATTGGCTGAGGTCATAGCTGCAAATCTAAAGAtgctagggacaaatctcctgTACACACTGAGAATTATGGATCCTTCAACATTCTGATACTGTCAACATTGTGAATCATTAGACTAAACTGATATGAAAGTCATAGAATTGGTGTGATCTCAACATAATTATGCCTGAAACCTTGTCTTAGCAAAACACTCTCAAATATGTCATTGCATGATAAAAAGACACGATACTGGAGTCTTTCATAATTACTTAAAGCTTAATCAGATAGAGAACTGGTGATACACATCATATCTCTGCTAACTAGAATGAGGAAATTAGGAGAAGCCTGAAATCTTCAAGTAGAATATTTCAAGGACATTTAGGGCCTCCTCTCTTGGTCTTCCAGTTATTGTAGCATGGGCATACCTCCTTGTGTGCATAAGTCCCTGGAGGAACACACTTGCATTTGAAGCAACACTGCTGGCAGAAGAACATGCAGGGTTTCTTGTAGGCTGTCTTGGAACATCTATACTGACATGCACCCGGGCACTCTGCAAAATCATGTCCAACGATCATACGGTATGCCTGTGAATGAATTCCAACATGCATGAAACTTGGAGTTGGAGGCATAATGTGTTTGGCTCTTTTAGTCTCGGACTTGTTCTGTTTGAACAGAATTGAAGGATCTAAAGCACAAGATCTTGCAGTCAAAGCTTATAGGGACAGTAATGTCTTGTTTTGATGTTGTTGTTGATCATAAATTTCTAGTCCAAACTAGATTGGTCTACAGAAATTTCCTGGATATGACCCTTTTGTCACATTGGATCTTCTCTTGGTAGTTCTAACACATTTCTGACTCTCTATTGTCAACTACCTCTTTTGTTTGAGATTCTACCTCTTCTACTTCACAAAAGTTGGATCTGCCTTTGTTGTCATAAACTTGTTGTGGATCTAAGCTAGTAAAGCTCAAAATTACAATTTTTTTAGTTGAAAATTTCGGTGTTGTACTGCTCTCACATTTCATCAAGGCAGTATGGAGAACTCAAAAGAGCATGGTGGGAAATTAACCACAGTTTGTGGATTCTGAAGCAGATGCAAAGCTATCCATTAGCAGAAGCAATGTAGTTATCCATTAACCACACAAGGTTTCCTACCAACTTAAAACATATTTCTGGAGTCTAATTCAATTGTTATTTCGCAGAAACACTATAAATGCATCAAAGACCCTGGATGTGAACAGTTGGAGGAACATAGAACAAGCAAAAACATGATGGCCATCTCACCTGCTTGAGAAAATCCGGAATGCTTGTGTTTCTGCTGCCAAGTAAGGAACAGAGCAAACAGGAGTTAGACCTCGTCCATCTTCACTTGTATTCTCAAGGAAACATACAGGacaagagaaggaaaaggaatgACAAGAAGTCCAAGTTCAACTTACATTTTTTGTTGCTGCCAAGTTCACTCCGAGCTCCTCATTTGGCGCATCCTACAAACACCATGAGGACAGAGTAAGCgaggaaaagaaggaagaaagggAGGGAGAGACCGACCATGGTTGATGATGCAGCCACTGCAGCACAGCAGATGACGAGGAGAAGCAAGAAGAGAAGAGCAGGAACGGATCCCGATCTCCCCATTTGCGATGCACCCACCGGAAGCCTGCCCTGCAAGGAACCCAAGCTGTGCAGTTATTAGGTGGAGACTGAGCTAAGAAAAGCCTGCGCCACTGTTACCACCACCACAACCACTACCGCCACCACCCTTCTTCACCGACACACACCTCCATCAATGCCATCACACCTTTTAGCTTTCCTTTGTCTCCTTGGCTGGTGAGATTAGTTGGCTAACATCCAGCGGCTGGGCCAGCCATGGTAAAGGTACGGAGGATGAACTTGTTCTCGTTCTCATCGCATAAACTGTGGATCCGTACGTGGTGATAGGACAGTGGTCGGTAACTGCATGTCTGAGGTTGTGTCCATTCACATAGCCTTCGTACACCGATGCGTAGGCTAAACCAACGTCAGTACCATGCAACATGGAGGTCCATATACATTTGCCCCCACCCTCGTGCCTCACCGGTGCAACATGGAGGTCCATATACATCTTGCACTTTCCTGAGCATTTGCTGTGACAATCTTTCCATATAATTTCCTTTTAATATAAGAAAATAAATACCAGTTTTTGGATGAATCGATGAATAGCAATCGGTATAGAAaatgtatgcatatacatataagtCAGATCAATATTATGACGACAAAAATCTTACACAAATTTATAAAGCTACATAAAACAATTAGCTTTTCCATGGACACAATAATTTGAAATCGAGTCGATGCATGTCCAAAGGGTTAGGTAATAAGCATCTTCGTCTGCTTTGGCTCATTAAAGCCAAGTGGTCCAACTCATTCGACAACTGTGAACTAATGAAGCTGAGTCAAACCTCCTTTTTCCCATTGACTACCAAAGAAACTGCATTTGCCTTTTTTGTGAATGCAATTATTGTGTTCTGTCAAGATTATGTTTTGCAATAATCACCTCCTTTTGTGTAAACATACTTTAGCTCAGTAGAAATTATTTTGGGTTGGTTAAAGAATTGTTTTCTAAACAAAGAATAAGCggtgaatataagatttgattgtGAGACTCTTGTCTTGTTATCAACAATCAAGATGGCTGACATCATTAAGAAATTTATAGACTAGATTATGAATCATCAATTTGTAGAATGTGAGTCAAATGCCTCAGCACTAGACTaatattttagattaaaaaattataaaccaAGGAGCTAAACTCAATCGAGGGGTATATGTGTCAGATATTTCACTATCAAACTAATGAATCAAACATACAAATTTTATAAGATGAGGTTCGAAACTCTGAATTTGACATAAGTGAGTCAAATATAtcatcatattaatatcttatagATAAAAAATTGTTGGATAACGTTCCGAATCTTTAATTTCACATATGCTTTAGGTATTTACTTTTTTTGCCATTCAATTTTGTGTATGATAATTCAATAACATTagatattattgagaaaaaatatcattgatatcCTTATTAACATGATGTGACCCTAATTTATATGCATGGAGTTGTCCTAGGTGGAAAATGCCTTCTTCTAAATTGTCACACATAAATACCAAAGTCGAAAGAGGCTTCCCGAGTCGGTCCTGTTTTGGGCATGTTTCGCCTTGCGCCTCCATTGTAGTGGATTTATCTTGGTGCGAGTTAGATTTTCTCGATCACACATCTCGGGTGCATTTGGCCTTGCATCTCCAGTGGATTTATCTTAGTGCAGGTTGGGTTTTCTCAACTCACATGTCTCGAGCACATTTGACCTTGCGCCTCCACCATAGTAGATTTATCTCAGTGTGAGTCGGGTTTTCCTGACTCAAGTACCTCAAACATATTTGGCCTTGCGCCTCCATCGTAGTAGATTTATCTTAGTGTGGGTCAGGTTTTCCTGACTCATACATCTTGACACATTTGGTCTTATGCCTCCATCATAATAGATTTATCTTAGTACAAGTCGGATTTTCTCAACTGACGTATCTTAGAAAAATTTTGGCTCGAGCGTTTGTCGTAGCGGGTTTTCTAGCACAGGTTAAACTTTTCTCGACTCACACACCTCAGGCGCCATTTGACCCGAGCCTCCATCGTAGCGGGTCTTCTAACATAGGTTGAGTTTTTCTCCACTAACATGCTTTAGGCACTATTCGATTTGAGCCTCTGTAGTATTAGGTCTTCTAGCATGGGTAAAGTTTTTCTCCACTTACGTACCTCAGATgccattcaaattggtcttcattgtgACGGGTATTCTAGTGTGGGTTAAGTTTTTATCGACTCATGTGCCTAGAGCGCCATTCGGCCTAAGCCTCCGCTATAGCGACTATTTTAGCATAAGTCGAGTTTCTCTGACTCACACACCTCTTTGGAGTGATCCTGAAGAGACATTTGACCTAATCACAAAGCTTCTGGGAACGAGGCGCTCCCTCAGTTGTTAGGCTAGCCAAGAAAAAAGCAGGACAATAACCTACACCAtaccagctagtgtttgtactcCCTATATAAGGTTCAAGAATGCATTAGTATGGATGAATAgatggtcgactatcactcccaaaggTCATTGAATAGACACCAATATTATATCGATACATGTGCCAAGGTGGATGCATCCATGTAGGGAAATGGTGGTTGTTGCACCGTCTAAGTAAAAGTGATGTTGGTCGAGGGCAGAGCCTCACCCAAGTGTTTATTGACATAGTTAGCTTGTGGACACTCTTGTAATATCGAGCTCTCCTTCTAGTGCTAAAATATTTAGAGAAAATATCGTTGACGTCCTTCGTAATACGACGTGACCCTGATCTATATGTGTTGAGTCATCCAAAGTAGAAAGCATTTTTTTCCAAGTTGTCACTTGCACAAAAATTGAACGAAGTTAGGAGAGGCTTCTCGAGCTTCTCGAGCTAGGGACAGTCCCTATGACACTTAAGGTAGTCCAGAGGTCAACTTATGTAAGTCTAAGTTCTCAATTTATATCTTTTTACTTGGAGTCGAGAACATGTTATTATATCTAATATGGAAGAGATGAATATTCCATAAAGATTTCGTTAGGAAGATAATTTGTAACAAATCCAAATTATCAGTAGACTCTCGTAAATATTCCTATCAATATTCTATATGGAAGGTAATTGGTAACCAATTCGAGTTATCTTTTGGATTCTATCGCACGCAAGCATGTGTCTTAAGTCATCTTAGATTTTTTTCTCTTACGGGTCTTACGTGATGAATAATGATTGGctgattatatatttaatattagatATCAcggaaaaatatttattatatatatatatataataaaaattaaagaaaaaataatactaTTAACATGATTTATAAAAAAGACCTGAGAATTGTTTCTTCTCAGAAAAGTATAAATTTAATTCCTGTCAATTGCCGGATCAATTCCCATTAAAACACATCAAATTTGTTAAAAAGCGGTTTTATATTGTGATCTATGCTTAAGACGTTATAACTCCCATAGATGTGACAATAAAATCTTCAAatgttaaataatatttttataaaaagtaaAAATTATCACATTAAATATTTCCCGAGAGATCATTAAGATCATAATATCACTTGAATGTTGCAGCAATAATATGATTAAACGCTAATCCATGTTTAACTCTTTGCGTGCGTCGCATAAATTACAAGCCATTTTATCGAACTCACCAACTCATTAAATGCTCAGCAATAATAAATTAGTGTTAGCAAACGTACGCTTCTTTTCCTTTCCTTCATATATAAACTAAACTAATAATAAAGTTCACGTTCTTCTCTCTCCTATTACAAGCTCTGATGGCCGTGCGGCGACATCGAAGAGCCGGCTTCCATAAAAAGGCCCGAATCTCCCGCGAATCGAGCGAGCGAGACCGATCCGAATTCCTCGCCGTGCGAAGACAAGCTCCGGAGCTCGATTTTGATGGTTCCTTCCCCCTTTCCGTCACTCCGTTCGCCGTGGATCTACGATACGTGATTCGGCTCGCTTTTGGTTGGAAGTTTGGTTAGTTCCCCTTTCTTGACATCAAATCTCTGCTTCTTTTGTCGATTGGGGCTTGGCTTGCTCGGTTTAGGTAGCTTTGGTTCGAGTTCGATCATCAAAATGTCGCCTTTCTGCTCGTGTATGACTAGGGTGTGAAGTCGTCGCGGTTTGGTTTTGTGTGGGGGGCTGTTTGGACGATTGATGATGTTCTTCTTGTCTGAAATTTTTGCCAGATTCATTTGATTGCAGACCTGTTTCTTGATTGAGTATGGATTAGAGCTGGCTACGTTTGGGAATCAAGTACTGGAGCCTTTTGTTTAACCGGCTAACCTTTATCTTTAGCTTCATTTGGCTTGGGTTCGTCCAGAAATTTGATTTGTTTTCCGTAAGAAACAAATTCCATTTGTTTGATTTTGTTTCTCGATTGGTCTTGGCCACTGTTCTTGGTTCCTGGATTGATAAAGCTGGATGCTTTGTAGCTAAATTAGGTATTTTATTGGAGATTTGTGCTGCATGGCCAATAGAAACATTAGACCATATTGGTGTTTATGCCGGAAACCCTTCCTTTTCTGCCTCTCCTTTGCGACAGTCCTGGTTCTGCCCTACCTCTTCTTCTGGGGTTATGCTGGCAAACCAGTCGTCAACCATGTATTGCTGAAAGAAAAGATCTTTTCTGTGATCGAGAACCAAGGTAGCCCTTCAAGGGAACATGAAGATGAGGCTTCGTCGCTCGTGGAGTCACCTTTCTTGGATGAAAATGGACCAGCAGATGAAAAGCTCGAGCGATGTCATCCGAACAACGTGCTTCTGAAAGTTTTCATGTATGATTTGCCACCTGAGTTTCACTTTGGTCTTTTGGGTTGGGATGGTGGTGGCAAGAGCGTGTGGCCTGATATACGCACCAAAGTTCCAAACCATCCTGGCGGGTTGAATCTTCAGCACAGCATTGAGTACTGGCTGACACTGGATCTCCTGTCCTCGAGATTTCCTGACCGGAGTGGCCCATGCAGCGTGGTGAGGGTCGAGGATTCTCGTGAAGCTGATGTTGTGTTTGTGCCCTTCTTTTCATCTTTGAGCTACAATCGACattcaaagatcaaggcacatcAAAGAGTCAGTACAAACAAGTTGTTGCAGCAGAAGTTGGTGCGATTTTTGACAGCTCAAAAGGAGTGGAAAAGGTCAGGGGGGCGAGACCATATCATAATGGCACACCACCCAAACAGCATGTTAGATGCTCGGACGAAATTGTGGCCTTGCATGTTCATTCTTGCAGATTTTGGACGGTACGCTCCCCATGTAGCTAATGTGGAGAAAGACATAATTGCTCCCTACAGGCATTTGATCAAGACATTTGTCAATGACTCATCTGGATTCGATGATCGCCCTACTTTATTATACTTCCAAGGAGCTATCTACAGGAAAGATGTGAGTGTTTTCTTATAAACACTATTTGATACTGTTATTTCTAGCATATCTTTGATTTCTTGAAGTTCATAAGAAGTATGCTTGCTAGTGGTGTTGTTGTATCACATTAATTgacatatcattatattttccACTGATTAATCTATAACAGCAAGCTTCTGGACACTTTATTTTGTCAAATGGCTTCTTTTGATTCTGATCGAGCATGAACAATGGTTTATACCATTCAGCGTACTCAAATAATTGTTTGACGAGAAGACAATGCTTTATTCTAAGCTGAAGAACCAATCTATTTCCCTAATCCTGGATGAATAGAATGTAGGACAAAAGAAATGTTGTTCATTTTACATTTACATATGAATAGAGGGAAGACGACAAAAGTATATGTCATGTGGTATATAATTATTATTGGTGACCTTTTTTCTGCAGTGACTATGCAAACATATATGACAGGAGTATATAATTACCTAATCCACTAAGTGAACATACCATTTAGCTGAATCTTCAATTAAAAAATGAACTATTGTGCTCATTCAGAAAGCAAAAAAGTTCTCCACCTTATGGTTAAAATAATGTGACTGCATTTGCAATTACATAATTTGCAAATGCAGGAAACCAAATTGCCCCTAAGAAAAAGTTCCCTTGAACCTGCATTCAGTGTTTGTGTTTGTATTGTTTCTTGAACCTGTTTCTAGTAAGCCTGGTTTTATGTTTCAACTTAATTTGTTGTTACCTTTGGTTGATGTGCGGGTTCATTTTGATGCTGCATTATGCACGGGCAGTATCTAGATTCCAGAATGTCTTGTTTTTATGGAATACTAAGTTCTTTTGGAGGAAGTGCAATCAAGTTATTTTGTCTGCATCTACCAAGACTTAAACACATTCTCTTCCTCATATCATGATATCACCTGATCAGTTCTTCCTTTAATAGATCAGGGTGTGCCTGGATTTTGACTTGTCTTTTGCATGTTTGATTCTAAAGGAACTCTCTCATCTGTCATACTATTATTATCAAAGGTATAAACACTCTGGATCTTTTACATTTCATTTATTTTGGACAACGATGAACAAAAGCATTATATGATTTAAAGATGGTACTTGAAGATGCCAAGCATTACATGTTCAATTGAAAATATTTTAGTGAACACTATCCGGGTTAACTCATTTTTGAGATGGACATCCACAATCCTCGCAAGCTACCTTTTTAAAGCCTATGATTGCCTGCTTCTGCCACTGAATAGCACTGTCAATGCACGCTATCCTTGGTCCATCAGCTTGAAGCCTAGGTAGAAAATATACCTGATCAAAGTTAGATTATCCCTGTACTTGAACTTGTAGGAGCATATATTTAGATATGATATGGAATGCATTGACAATGTTCTTAAGGATGATCCTCTTCATGTCAAGAACAACCACTATTACATTGCAATTTGTAGTGGGAACAGGCAGAACAGTGAAGTCCATCATATTGCTTGAATGATTTTGAGCATCTGTTGACCTTTACATACCATGCATGAAATGCATTTTTTACTTTTCAGTGCAGTATATTTCGCTTTATTTgggtaaaaaattaatataaacttCATGTTTTTCATGCTGAATATCGGTTATTTAACAAGATAGagattgataaatatattattcatgaAGAAGGATATCAGGGGTTTTGTGATTATTGCAGACCTTTTAGATTAAAAAGAAAATCATATAAGATAGTTCTTAAATGAATGGTGCTTTATAGATCTGACTGTTCGATAA
Coding sequences within:
- the LOC135641175 gene encoding gibberellin-regulated protein 12-like isoform X2, translated to MGRSGSVPALLFLLLLVICCAAVAASSTMDAPNEELGVNLAATKNKHKHSGFSQAECPGACQYRCSKTAYKKPCMFFCQQCCFKCKCVPPGTYAHKEVCPCYNNWKTKRGGPKCP
- the LOC135641175 gene encoding gibberellin-regulated protein 12-like isoform X1, translated to MGRSGSVPALLFLLLLVICCAAVAASSTMDAPNEELGVNLAATKNQKHKHSGFSQAECPGACQYRCSKTAYKKPCMFFCQQCCFKCKCVPPGTYAHKEVCPCYNNWKTKRGGPKCP
- the LOC103980258 gene encoding probable arabinosyltransferase ARAD1 translates to MANRNIRPYWCLCRKPFLFCLSFATVLVLPYLFFWGYAGKPVVNHVLLKEKIFSVIENQGSPSREHEDEASSLVESPFLDENGPADEKLERCHPNNVLLKVFMYDLPPEFHFGLLGWDGGGKSVWPDIRTKVPNHPGGLNLQHSIEYWLTLDLLSSRFPDRSGPCSVVRVEDSREADVVFVPFFSSLSYNRHSKIKAHQRVSTNKLLQQKLVRFLTAQKEWKRSGGRDHIIMAHHPNSMLDARTKLWPCMFILADFGRYAPHVANVEKDIIAPYRHLIKTFVNDSSGFDDRPTLLYFQGAIYRKDGGSIRQELFYLLRNEKDVHFSFGSVGANGINDASRGMHSAKFCLNIAGDTPSSNRLFDAIASHCVPVIISDDIELPYEDVLDYSKFSIFVRTSDAIKKGFLIKLIRGVSREAWTQMWQRLKEIEGYFEFQYPSKEDDAVQMIWQAVARKVPAIRLKVHKSRRFSQFNIRK